The Desulfobulbaceae bacterium genomic sequence ATTTCCGTTGGTCTGGTGGATCGGTTGACCAGGCCTATCGGCACCTTGAGTAAGGGCTATCGCCAGCGGGTTGGTCTCGCTCAGGCCATCCTCCATCAACCCAAGCTGCTGATCCTGGACGAACCTACCAACGGTCTCGATCCGACTCAGATCGTTGAGGTCCGGCGCTTGATTCGTTCGTTGTCCAAGAACAGCACGATCATGGTTTCAACTCATATCCTTTCCGAGGTCGAGGCTACCTGCGACCGGGCGTTGATTATTATTCGCGGAGAACTGAAGGCCGATGCCAAGCTCTCCGAGATGGCGGCTACTGCGCAAGCCCAGCTTATTGTTGGTAGAAATGGCCAGGAAGCGGCGATCAAAAAGGCCTTGGACGGTTTGTCCGGAGTGACCCGGGTCGATATGGATGAACGCACTGATGCCGTCATGTATCGGGTGCGGGGAACTGGCGCAGGAGTTGACCTCTGTCCAAAAATCTTTGCCCTGGCCAAGACTCAAGATTGGCCGGTGATGGAGCTGCGGCACGAGACCAAGACCCTGGAGTCCGTTTTCAATGAACTTACCGCCACGGTTGGAGGTGGACGATGAACCGGATGTTAGCGATTACTAAAAAAGAATTAAAGGCCTATTTCGGCTCACCGATGGCGGCGCTCTTCATCGGCGCCTTCCTATTGACCGCGCTTTTCTCCTTTTTCTGGTTGGAGACCTTTTTTGCCCGCAATACTGCGGACATCCGGCCGCTTTTCCGCTGGATGCCGGTGTTGATGATCTTTTTGGTTGGGGCTTTGACCATGCGTCAGTGGAGTGAAGAGCAGCGCATGGGGACCATGGAGATCCTCCTCACCCTGCCGGTCAAGCTCTGGCAGTTGGTGTTGGGTAAATTCCTGGCCGTGTTTGCCCTGGTGGCAGTGGCCTTAACCTTGACCTTGGGTTTGCCGGTGACCGTGTCCCTGCTTGGACCTTTGGACTGGGGTCCGGTGTTTGGCGGTTACCTTGGGGCTCTGTTGATGGCCTCGGCCTATATCGCCATCGGCCTCTACCTCTCGTCGCGAACCGACAACCAGATCGTCGCTTTGATCCTTACCGTCCTGGTTGGCGGGTTTTTCTATATCCTGGGGTCAGCCGATATTACTCACTTCATGGGTAACACCATGGGGGAGGTGTTTCGGGCCCTTGGCACCGGCAGCCGTTTTACCAGTATCGAGCGTGGGGTTATTGACCTGCGTGACCTGGTCTATTACGGTTCTCTCGCCGCCATCTTTCTGGCGCTCAATATCCTCTCGCTTGATAAGAAGCGGTGGAGTTGCGGGCCGAACACCGTTCGCTATCGGCGGACGCTGATTATGGCCACAGTGCTGTTGATCGCCAATATCCTGGCCGTCAACCTCTGGTTGAACAAGGTGAGTGGCCTGCGTCTTGATCTCACTGAGAATCGGGAATACTCCCTCTCCCAGACCAGCCGGGATTTGATTACCAACTTAAGCGACCCTCTGATCCTGCGGGGCTATTTTTCCGAGAAAACCCACCCCCTGCTTTCACCCCTGGTGCCACGGATTAAGGATCTGATGCAGGAGTACGCTATCGCCTCCCATGGGCGGGTCAAGGTCGATTTTGTCGATCCCAAATACGACCCGGAGCAAGAGGCAGAGGTCAATCAGCAGTATGGCATTAAGCCGGTCCCCTTTCAGGTGGCTGGGCGCTACGAGGCATCGGTGGTCAACTCGTATTTCAATATCCTGGTTAAGTATGGAGACCAGCATGTCACCTTGGGGTTCAATGACATTATCGAAGTTCAGCCCCGGCCCGATGGTCAGATTGATGTTCGACTCCGCAATTTGGAATACGATCTGACCAAGTCAATCAAGAAGGCCGTTTTTGGCTTTCAGAGCCTGGGCTCAATCTTTGAAAAGATTCAGGGTGATCTGACCCTGACCGCTGTGATCACCAGGGACGGCCTGCCGCCGGAGTTGGCCAAGCTGCCGGCCAGCATTGATACAGTCGGCGAGGCGATCAGCAAGGAGTCCGGGGGCAAACTTCGTTATGAGGCTATTGATCCGGGCGCTAACCCGCAGCAGGCCGAACTCAAGAAGCGTTTCGATGTCGATCCCATGCAGCTCTCTTTTTTCTCTTCTGAGACCTTTTATATGTACTTGCTGTTGACGGTTGGCGATAAGACCGAGCGGATCTATCTGGCCGGTGATATGGGTGATGTCGAGATCCGCAAGGAGGTAGAGTCGATCCTCAAGCAGACTTCTTCAGGATTCTTGAAGACCATCGGGTTGTGGACGCCGTCCGCTGATGCCCCGCCGGAGATGGCGATGATGGGACAGCCCCCGCCACAAGAGAGTTACCGGATGATCCAGAAGGTTCTGCCGGAGAATTATAACCTGGTCAAGGTGGATCTCTCGTTCGGTCGAGTGCCGCCGGATGTTGATGTCCTCCTGCTGGTGGCGCCCAAGGACATGGATGACATGGCCCGTTTTGCGGTGGATCAGTACTTGATGCGGGGTGGGGCGGTCGTGGCTTTGGCCGGTAATTACCTGCTTGATATCAGTCCATACTCTCAAGCCTTAGCGGTCAAGAAGGTGACGAGCGGCATCGGTGATTTACTGGCCCATTACGGGATTACGGTTGAAGACTCATTGGTGATGGATCAGCAGAATGAGCCTTTCCCGATCCCGGTGACCAGAAATTTGGGAGGCCTGACTGTCCAGGAGATCCGTCAGATCAACTACCCGTTTTTTGTCGATGTTCGGGCGAGCGGCATGACCAAAGAGAGTACTGCCGTTGCCAATCTGCCGGCAGTGACCATGAACTGGGTTTCGCCCTTGATCATCGACACCAAGGACCAGAGCCGTAAGGTGGTGAAGCTGTTGGAGTCAAGTCCCAATTCCTGGAGCTTTACCGGGACTGATGTTCAGCCTGATTTTCAGCGTTTTCCAGACGACGGCTTTGCCTCAGGGGACTCCATGTCCGCTAAAACCTTGGCTGTGAGCAGTCAGGGTGTCTTTGCCAGCTATTTTGCCGAGCGGCCTGACCCGCGCATCGCCAAGGCCAAGGAACAAGAGCATGAACATGAGCAAGATGAGGATGGGATCAAGGAAGAGTCTTTAGGTCCGGCAGACAGCAAGGCAGGCAAGGAAGAGAAGACGGAAAAGGTCAAGTTGCCTGATGCCCCGGTGATCAAAAAGTCTCCGGAATCGGCCCGTCTGGTGGTGGTGGGCAGCACGGAATTCGTTAATGATACGGTGTTTAGCATCTCTCAGTCCATGAGCCAGGACCGTTTCCTGAACAGCTTGAGTTTCCTCCAGAATTTGGTCGATTGGTCAGTGGAGGACGAGGACTTGTTAGTGATCCGGTCTCGTGGCACGTACGCTCGCCTGTTAGCGCCGCTTTCCCGGCAGCAGCAGACCTTTTGGGAGTGGTTAAATTATGGGGTGGCCATTGTGGCCCTGCTGATTGTCAGTCTGTATGGCGGCTGGCGACATCGCAAGGAACAACCGATGATCGGTGGATGATCGGCAACAGATCAGGGTACTTAGGGATTAGCCTGGAGACTGTTGGGAGCGCGGGAGTGATGCAGCTCGTTGAGAGTAGTCCGACAGTCTACAGTCAAAAAGCCTTCAGCCTATTCAAGAAGAAAGGGTGAATCATGAATACAGCAAAGAAAAATATCGTCCTGTTGGTCCTGCTGATTGTGCAAGTGGCACTTATTGCCTTTCTGTATCGTCCGGGTCAGAAGGTGACTCCGTCGGCGGCCAATATCTTTCCCTCCTTGGCCTTTGAGAAAGTAACAGCCATGACCATTACCGATGACCAGGGGAAGACGATTACTCTAGCCAAGAAGGATGGCGTCTGGCTGTTGAGTCAAGGGGAGTTTCCCGTCGATACGACGAAGATTGAGGAGCTGATCAAGAAGTTTTCGGACAGCAAGTCCTCCCGGTTGGTCAGCCAGACTGCAGCCAGCCATGCCCGTCTCAAGGTTGGTGACACTGATTTTAATCGTAAGGTTGAGTTGACAGAGGGGGATGTTAAGACGGTCTTTTATCTTGGCACCGCACCCAGTGCCAAATCGATTCATCTTCGCTTGGCCGAAGCTAAGGAGGTCTATCAGATCGACGATCTCTCTGCCTGGCAGGTTCAAACCGACAAGGAGTCGTGGTGGCAAGCCCGCTACTTCAGCCAGTCTATTGAGACCCTTACGGGTTTGACTTTGGTCAATACCAAAGGCACCATTGAGTTGATCAAGGAGGGAGATAAAGAGTGGCGGCTCAAAGAAAAGCCGGAATCGACCCTCGACTCCAAACGAATCGAAAAGCTGCTTGCGAGCGCAGGTGAGATCAGTGTAGCCTCTTATCAAGCGAAGGATTTTACCTCCCCCAAGGGCAAACCAGTTGCCACGATTACTTATCAGACCAAAGATGGCGCACCAACACTACAGATTTGGGCTAAGGATAAGCCTGAAGATCAGGACCTGCTGGTCAAGGCGTCACAGGTGGTTTTCTATGCCAAGGTCAAGGAGTACGGGGTCAAGGAGCTGATGGAGGTTAGTGCCGAGTCTCTTATTATCGCTCAACCGGTTGCAGGTGACGCTGCGTCTGCAAAGACAGACACCGGGGCCGTTGCCCCGGC encodes the following:
- a CDS encoding ATP-binding cassette domain-containing protein, which produces VLNDTEKVQELIGYLPENAPIYPELTVQSYLKMIAELRNIPKGKQRDRIGEAAISVGLVDRLTRPIGTLSKGYRQRVGLAQAILHQPKLLILDEPTNGLDPTQIVEVRRLIRSLSKNSTIMVSTHILSEVEATCDRALIIIRGELKADAKLSEMAATAQAQLIVGRNGQEAAIKKALDGLSGVTRVDMDERTDAVMYRVRGTGAGVDLCPKIFALAKTQDWPVMELRHETKTLESVFNELTATVGGGR
- a CDS encoding ABC transporter permease subunit, which translates into the protein MNRMLAITKKELKAYFGSPMAALFIGAFLLTALFSFFWLETFFARNTADIRPLFRWMPVLMIFLVGALTMRQWSEEQRMGTMEILLTLPVKLWQLVLGKFLAVFALVAVALTLTLGLPVTVSLLGPLDWGPVFGGYLGALLMASAYIAIGLYLSSRTDNQIVALILTVLVGGFFYILGSADITHFMGNTMGEVFRALGTGSRFTSIERGVIDLRDLVYYGSLAAIFLALNILSLDKKRWSCGPNTVRYRRTLIMATVLLIANILAVNLWLNKVSGLRLDLTENREYSLSQTSRDLITNLSDPLILRGYFSEKTHPLLSPLVPRIKDLMQEYAIASHGRVKVDFVDPKYDPEQEAEVNQQYGIKPVPFQVAGRYEASVVNSYFNILVKYGDQHVTLGFNDIIEVQPRPDGQIDVRLRNLEYDLTKSIKKAVFGFQSLGSIFEKIQGDLTLTAVITRDGLPPELAKLPASIDTVGEAISKESGGKLRYEAIDPGANPQQAELKKRFDVDPMQLSFFSSETFYMYLLLTVGDKTERIYLAGDMGDVEIRKEVESILKQTSSGFLKTIGLWTPSADAPPEMAMMGQPPPQESYRMIQKVLPENYNLVKVDLSFGRVPPDVDVLLLVAPKDMDDMARFAVDQYLMRGGAVVALAGNYLLDISPYSQALAVKKVTSGIGDLLAHYGITVEDSLVMDQQNEPFPIPVTRNLGGLTVQEIRQINYPFFVDVRASGMTKESTAVANLPAVTMNWVSPLIIDTKDQSRKVVKLLESSPNSWSFTGTDVQPDFQRFPDDGFASGDSMSAKTLAVSSQGVFASYFAERPDPRIAKAKEQEHEHEQDEDGIKEESLGPADSKAGKEEKTEKVKLPDAPVIKKSPESARLVVVGSTEFVNDTVFSISQSMSQDRFLNSLSFLQNLVDWSVEDEDLLVIRSRGTYARLLAPLSRQQQTFWEWLNYGVAIVALLIVSLYGGWRHRKEQPMIGG
- a CDS encoding DUF4340 domain-containing protein; its protein translation is MNTAKKNIVLLVLLIVQVALIAFLYRPGQKVTPSAANIFPSLAFEKVTAMTITDDQGKTITLAKKDGVWLLSQGEFPVDTTKIEELIKKFSDSKSSRLVSQTAASHARLKVGDTDFNRKVELTEGDVKTVFYLGTAPSAKSIHLRLAEAKEVYQIDDLSAWQVQTDKESWWQARYFSQSIETLTGLTLVNTKGTIELIKEGDKEWRLKEKPESTLDSKRIEKLLASAGEISVASYQAKDFTSPKGKPVATITYQTKDGAPTLQIWAKDKPEDQDLLVKASQVVFYAKVKEYGVKELMEVSAESLIIAQPVAGDAASAKTDTGAVAPAASADPGVPAIPAPVTTPPDK